From a single Francisella halioticida genomic region:
- a CDS encoding ABC transporter permease, producing the protein MNLKDYWTTYITIFNRECKRVFRIWPQTLLPSVITIVLYFLIFGKVVGSRIGTMGDGITYMQYITPGLIIMAVIQNSYGNVVSSFFGVRFSKAIEELLVSPVSNHIIVLGYISGGIFRGFIVGIFVSIAAFALGGFSTIYSVFLVFAGFVFCGALFSLGGLINAIFSQSFDDTTIFPTFILAPLIYLGGVFYNINNLTGFWHFISACNPLFYIVDFVRYGFIGVSTVNPYFAFAAIIIFTFLLYYLCWYLLEKGIRLKA; encoded by the coding sequence ATGAATTTAAAAGATTATTGGACAACATATATAACGATTTTTAATCGTGAGTGTAAAAGAGTATTTAGAATTTGGCCACAAACATTATTACCATCAGTAATAACTATAGTTTTGTATTTTTTAATCTTTGGTAAGGTTGTTGGTTCACGTATTGGTACTATGGGTGATGGGATTACATATATGCAGTATATTACTCCTGGTCTTATTATTATGGCTGTGATACAGAATTCTTATGGAAATGTCGTAAGTTCTTTTTTTGGGGTACGCTTTAGTAAAGCCATCGAAGAGCTACTAGTTTCACCTGTGAGTAATCATATAATAGTTTTAGGCTATATCTCAGGAGGTATTTTTAGAGGATTTATAGTAGGTATATTTGTAAGTATTGCAGCATTTGCTTTAGGCGGGTTTAGTACTATTTATAGTGTATTTTTAGTCTTTGCTGGGTTTGTATTTTGTGGGGCATTGTTTTCTTTAGGTGGATTAATAAATGCAATATTCTCTCAGTCATTTGATGATACTACGATATTTCCAACATTTATATTAGCGCCACTTATCTATCTAGGAGGGGTTTTCTATAATATAAATAATCTTACTGGTTTTTGGCATTTTATATCAGCTTGTAATCCATTGTTTTATATTGTTGATTTTGTTAGATATGGCTTTATTGGTGTTTCGACCGTTAACCCATATTTTGCTTTTGCCGCAATAATTATTTTTACATTTTTATTATATTATCTTTGCTGGTATCTACTAGAAAAAGGTATTCGCCTGAAAGCTTAG
- a CDS encoding ABC transporter ATP-binding protein, which yields MSEKALEIKNLTKIYKGGLKAVDDISLDVKRGDFFALLGPNGAGKSTTLGIISSLVNKTSGKIKIFGHDIDSDFMSAKKHLGVMPQEINLNIFEKPIDILITQAGFFGLSKKEIMPYVEELLRKVDLYDKRNTQIRFLSGGMKRRLMVIRALIHKPKLLILDEPTAGVDVELRNSLWKMISKFHKEGLTVILTTHYLEEAESMCNHIALIHKGKVHVNTDMKTFLKSADKHTYIFDLKDKCQENIIKLSLGDAKLVDEYTLEVEVSKGVVLNEIFLELTNEYHLDVLDVRTKEAKLEKLFIDVARNK from the coding sequence ATGAGTGAAAAAGCATTAGAAATAAAAAACCTAACTAAAATCTACAAAGGTGGTTTAAAAGCTGTAGATGATATTAGTTTAGATGTTAAAAGAGGAGATTTTTTTGCTCTTCTAGGTCCAAATGGAGCAGGTAAATCCACAACGTTGGGAATTATCTCTTCTCTAGTGAATAAGACATCTGGGAAAATTAAAATATTTGGCCATGATATCGATAGTGATTTTATGAGTGCTAAAAAACATTTAGGTGTTATGCCCCAAGAGATAAACCTTAATATTTTTGAAAAGCCAATTGATATATTAATTACTCAGGCAGGGTTTTTTGGTCTTTCCAAGAAAGAAATTATGCCTTATGTAGAAGAACTACTTAGAAAAGTTGATCTATATGACAAAAGAAATACTCAAATAAGATTTTTATCAGGTGGTATGAAAAGAAGATTGATGGTTATCAGAGCACTAATACATAAGCCAAAATTACTAATATTAGATGAGCCGACAGCGGGTGTTGATGTTGAACTTAGAAATTCTTTATGGAAAATGATTTCCAAGTTTCATAAGGAAGGTTTGACAGTGATTTTGACTACACATTACTTAGAAGAAGCTGAATCCATGTGTAATCATATAGCCCTTATCCATAAAGGTAAAGTTCATGTGAATACAGATATGAAGACTTTCTTAAAATCAGCAGATAAGCATACATACATTTTTGACTTAAAAGATAAGTGTCAGGAGAATATTATTAAACTTAGTCTTGGTGATGCTAAATTAGTGGATGAATATACATTGGAAGTTGAGGTTTCAAAAGGTGTTGTTCTAAATGAAATATTTTTAGAATTAACAAACGAGTATCATTTAGATGTTTTAGATGTGCGTACAAAGGAAGCAAAACTTGAGAAATTATTTATCGACGTTGCAAGGAATAAATAG
- a CDS encoding VOC family protein: MKLEHLNLVVKDIHSMINFYKSAFPHWYVRAKGKSDWYGVERNWVHFGDDFQYLTFNSNGQGENRDLEGHETGLAHFAYVVSNLESVNNRLLETGFKPRASSENKYRKNIYFIDPRGYEVEFVEYYSDIPVERNSDQ; encoded by the coding sequence ATGAAATTAGAGCATTTAAATTTAGTAGTTAAAGATATACATAGCATGATTAATTTCTATAAGTCAGCATTTCCTCACTGGTATGTTAGGGCTAAGGGGAAGTCTGATTGGTACGGGGTAGAGCGAAACTGGGTTCACTTTGGAGATGATTTTCAATACTTAACGTTTAATAGTAATGGTCAAGGTGAAAATCGAGATTTAGAAGGACATGAAACTGGATTAGCGCATTTTGCTTATGTTGTAAGTAACCTTGAGTCAGTTAATAATAGATTATTAGAAACTGGATTTAAACCTAGAGCTAGCTCTGAAAATAAATATAGGAAAAATATATATTTTATAGATCCTCGTGGCTATGAAGTTGAATTCGTCGAGTATTATAGTGATATACCAGTTGAGCGTAATAGTGATCAATAA
- a CDS encoding MerR family DNA-binding transcriptional regulator, whose product MNNNILSVGQVAKRCDVKISTIHFYEKK is encoded by the coding sequence ATGAACAATAATATTTTAAGTGTTGGACAAGTAGCAAAAAGATGTGATGTAAAAATATCGACCATCCATTTTTACGAGAAAAAATGA
- the soxR gene encoding redox-sensitive transcriptional activator SoxR has translation MSSWRNSGNQRRYSRDVLRKISIIKAAQKVGISLEEIKKAFSKLPNKCTPNEEDWQELSNNWKNELNKRIDYLTKLRDNLSRCIGCGCLLAHYITKMINSEKQLRAPTFSLT, from the coding sequence ATCTCAAGCTGGAGGAACTCTGGAAACCAAAGAAGGTATAGCAGAGATGTACTACGTAAAATATCTATTATAAAAGCTGCACAGAAGGTAGGAATTAGCCTCGAAGAGATTAAAAAAGCTTTCTCTAAACTTCCCAACAAATGCACCCCTAATGAAGAAGATTGGCAAGAACTATCAAACAATTGGAAAAATGAATTAAATAAAAGAATAGACTATTTAACCAAACTAAGAGACAATTTATCAAGATGTATAGGATGTGGGTGTCTACTTGCCCACTATATAACAAAGATGATAAATTCGGAAAAACAGTTAAGGGCGCCTACATTTTCTCTAACATAG
- a CDS encoding TSUP family transporter gives MQEFLANHFFVLCFFIILMGFLASFIDAIAGGGGLISIPALSMTGLPIVMVLGTNKLQASIGTAMATFKYYKNGLINFRTVLRGLVAGFIGASLGTILTVVIHNDFMNKLVPILLIIVFIFSILNKNLGVNQGKKKMSEVTFFTLFGFILGAYDGFFGPGTGNFWIIAIVYFLGYTFLQASGYAKVLNLKSNVFSLIVFILSGQVNYTFGFLMAIGSFFGGIVGSKMVILKGSKLVRPIFIVVVGLSIIFMIKKTYF, from the coding sequence ATGCAAGAGTTTTTAGCTAACCATTTCTTTGTACTTTGTTTTTTTATTATATTAATGGGTTTTTTAGCTAGTTTTATTGATGCTATTGCTGGAGGAGGAGGGCTTATAAGCATCCCAGCTTTAAGTATGACTGGTTTGCCAATTGTTATGGTTCTTGGTACAAATAAGCTTCAGGCAAGTATTGGTACTGCAATGGCAACTTTTAAGTATTATAAAAATGGATTGATAAATTTTAGGACAGTACTACGAGGTTTAGTTGCAGGTTTTATTGGGGCATCTTTAGGGACTATCTTAACGGTTGTTATTCATAATGATTTTATGAATAAACTTGTTCCAATACTTTTAATTATTGTTTTCATTTTTAGTATTTTAAACAAAAATCTTGGAGTTAATCAGGGTAAAAAAAAGATGTCAGAAGTTACATTTTTTACATTGTTTGGATTCATCTTGGGTGCATATGATGGTTTTTTTGGTCCTGGAACGGGTAATTTTTGGATTATTGCAATAGTATATTTTCTTGGCTATACATTTTTGCAAGCTTCAGGGTATGCAAAAGTGTTAAATTTAAAGAGCAATGTATTTTCACTCATTGTATTTATTTTATCAGGACAAGTGAATTATACATTTGGTTTTTTGATGGCTATAGGAAGCTTTTTTGGTGGTATTGTAGGGTCTAAAATGGTTATACTAAAAGGTTCAAAGTTAGTAAGACCAATCTTTATAGTAGTAGTTGGTTTGAGTATCATTTTTATGATAAAAAAAACATATTTCTAA
- a CDS encoding cupin domain-containing protein, whose product MNEKNTNSVYSVFPKFSKDEVFTDLLKYENVHVEKIISYGQVTDTDKPYVQDHDEWVLVLKGKAKLNLEAKEHILEEGRYLFIPKGSKHWLTYTAIPTIWLAIHLRGK is encoded by the coding sequence ATGAATGAAAAGAATACAAACAGTGTTTATAGTGTTTTTCCAAAATTTTCTAAAGATGAAGTTTTTACAGATCTTTTAAAATATGAGAATGTCCACGTTGAGAAAATTATTTCTTATGGACAAGTTACCGATACTGATAAACCATATGTTCAAGATCATGATGAGTGGGTTTTAGTATTAAAGGGTAAAGCAAAACTTAACTTAGAAGCCAAAGAACATATTCTCGAAGAGGGTAGATATTTATTTATCCCGAAGGGTAGTAAGCATTGGTTGACTTATACAGCTATTCCAACTATATGGTTAGCTATACATCTTAGAGGAAAATAA
- a CDS encoding TatD family hydrolase encodes MIIDSHCHLNYLKLEDTNLDNIITNAKNSGIDKIISIAVAWHEINDIQKIAESYRDVYFSVGVHPSELDSHQPSIQEIIARSNHLKCVAIGETGLDYYYNDQETKSKQVSKFVNHIQAAIEVAKPIIVHTRAAKQDTLDILKSEKVEKYGGILHCFTEDYDMAKQAIDMGMYISFSGILTFKNAKDIQETAKKLPLDRILIETDAPYLTPVPYRGKPNYPEYVKYVAKFLAELKNEDFEQVAKQTYDNTCDVFKLR; translated from the coding sequence ATGATAATTGACTCACACTGCCATCTTAACTACTTGAAATTAGAAGATACAAATCTAGATAATATCATCACAAATGCTAAAAATTCTGGTATAGACAAAATAATTTCTATTGCTGTAGCGTGGCATGAGATTAATGATATACAAAAAATAGCTGAATCTTATAGAGATGTGTATTTTTCTGTTGGAGTTCACCCTAGTGAATTAGATTCCCATCAGCCCAGCATCCAAGAAATTATAGCTAGGTCAAATCATCTTAAATGTGTAGCTATAGGTGAAACTGGTCTAGATTATTACTATAATGACCAAGAGACAAAGTCTAAACAAGTTTCTAAGTTTGTAAACCATATTCAAGCAGCTATTGAAGTAGCAAAGCCTATAATTGTGCATACTAGAGCCGCTAAGCAAGATACTCTAGATATTTTAAAATCTGAAAAGGTTGAAAAATATGGTGGTATACTACATTGTTTTACAGAAGATTACGATATGGCAAAGCAAGCTATAGATATGGGAATGTACATCTCATTTTCGGGAATACTAACTTTCAAAAATGCTAAAGATATCCAAGAAACTGCAAAAAAGCTTCCTTTGGATAGAATATTGATAGAAACTGATGCTCCATATTTAACTCCTGTACCGTATAGAGGCAAACCAAACTATCCAGAATATGTAAAATATGTTGCAAAATTTCTTGCTGAATTAAAAAATGAGGATTTTGAGCAAGTCGCTAAACAAACTTATGATAATACTTGTGATGTTTTTAAATTAAGATAA
- the trmL gene encoding tRNA (uridine(34)/cytosine(34)/5-carboxymethylaminomethyluridine(34)-2'-O)-methyltransferase TrmL, whose amino-acid sequence MINIALYEPEIPPNTGNIIRLCANVGANLHLIEPLGFKLENKQLKRAGLDYHEFADLKIYKNFDEFYQKNKSKKIWACTTKAKQYYHQVDFECDDILLFGPETRGLPSEVLELLEQTQLKIPMHNNSRSLNLSNSVAVILYGALNNIGFDKLGLL is encoded by the coding sequence ATGATAAATATAGCTTTGTATGAGCCAGAAATACCTCCAAATACGGGCAATATTATTAGATTATGTGCTAATGTTGGAGCTAACTTGCATTTAATAGAGCCTCTAGGTTTTAAGCTAGAAAATAAGCAGCTAAAAAGAGCAGGCTTAGATTATCACGAGTTTGCTGATCTTAAAATTTATAAAAATTTTGATGAGTTTTATCAAAAAAATAAATCTAAGAAGATTTGGGCCTGTACCACTAAAGCTAAACAGTATTATCATCAAGTTGATTTTGAATGTGATGATATACTACTTTTTGGTCCAGAGACAAGAGGGCTTCCTAGCGAGGTTTTAGAGTTGTTAGAGCAAACTCAGCTTAAAATTCCAATGCATAATAATAGCCGAAGTCTTAATTTATCTAATTCAGTAGCCGTTATTTTATACGGAGCTTTAAATAATATAGGTTTTGATAAGTTAGGTTTATTATAA
- a CDS encoding FTN_0109 family protein → MNKTIKLSAIVLLCVLAYACAIVSKDNFLYLGHPSSFPDYNVYYDKVEKNYLFIDKDGCFDKSASGSGTCMALNHKEANNFVENILPKMLDRRSRILEKHSKEKIIAYLKESKRKAVIKVIDTTGIKVMPVKEIEVDGKDEYHLVSRKYNVKVNLKIMLDASKQDNNLRVLYSLRMPGVINTPYKSLKPFMLDPEFLNKVMNKKYIKSAEQKQEENLEQRKKEKQKFKELNHYLDNDLEVK, encoded by the coding sequence ATGAATAAAACCATTAAACTTTCGGCTATTGTTTTGTTATGTGTGTTAGCATATGCTTGCGCAATAGTTTCAAAAGATAACTTTTTGTATTTAGGTCATCCCAGTTCATTTCCTGACTATAATGTTTATTATGATAAAGTAGAAAAAAATTATCTTTTTATAGATAAGGATGGCTGTTTTGATAAGAGTGCAAGTGGTTCTGGCACATGTATGGCTCTTAACCATAAAGAAGCTAATAATTTTGTTGAGAATATATTGCCAAAAATGCTTGATAGACGCAGTAGAATCTTAGAAAAGCATAGTAAAGAGAAAATAATAGCCTATTTGAAAGAATCCAAGAGAAAAGCTGTTATAAAAGTAATTGATACGACAGGTATTAAGGTTATGCCAGTTAAAGAAATTGAAGTAGATGGTAAGGACGAATATCACTTGGTTTCAAGAAAGTATAATGTAAAGGTTAATCTGAAAATTATGTTAGATGCTTCTAAGCAAGATAATAATCTTAGAGTATTATATTCTTTAAGAATGCCGGGTGTTATAAATACGCCATACAAATCATTAAAACCATTTATGCTTGATCCTGAATTCTTAAACAAAGTAATGAATAAAAAATATATAAAATCAGCTGAGCAAAAACAAGAAGAAAACTTAGAACAGCGTAAAAAAGAAAAACAGAAATTTAAGGAGTTAAATCATTATTTAGATAATGATTTAGAGGTTAAATAA
- the hemB gene encoding porphobilinogen synthase translates to MSFPISRPRRLRVSQNIRDLVAETTLNIDDLMYPIFVVHGENVKKEISSMPNQYHWSVDMLDELVEKVLKAGIKSIMIFGVPKIKDSISSENYAPNGITQQAIRKIKQLAPELVVATDVCMCSFTPHGHCGILNKDEYVDNDKTLEILQKTAVSHAEAGANIVAPSGMMDGMILAMRLALDEANFETVSIMSYSVKYASAYYGPFRSACDSSLKGDRKTYQMDYRNKKEAIREAIADIEQGADFIMVKPALSYLDIINELNHIVDLPIAAYHVSGEYAMIKAAAQAGLVDEKAITIETLVSMKRAGAKIILTYTALDVSNWIRR, encoded by the coding sequence ATGAGTTTTCCGATATCACGTCCGCGTAGACTTAGAGTTTCTCAAAATATTAGAGATCTGGTTGCAGAAACAACTTTGAATATTGATGATCTAATGTATCCAATATTTGTTGTGCATGGTGAAAATGTTAAAAAAGAAATATCAAGCATGCCAAACCAGTATCATTGGTCTGTTGATATGCTAGATGAGCTTGTTGAGAAAGTTCTAAAAGCTGGTATAAAGAGTATTATGATATTTGGGGTGCCAAAGATTAAAGACTCTATTTCATCTGAGAACTATGCTCCTAATGGTATAACTCAACAAGCTATTAGGAAAATAAAGCAACTTGCTCCAGAGCTAGTAGTAGCAACTGATGTGTGTATGTGCAGTTTTACACCACATGGACATTGTGGAATCCTAAATAAGGATGAATATGTTGATAATGATAAAACATTAGAAATTTTACAAAAAACTGCAGTATCTCATGCAGAAGCTGGTGCTAATATAGTTGCGCCAAGTGGAATGATGGATGGCATGATTTTAGCAATGCGTCTGGCTCTTGACGAGGCTAATTTTGAAACTGTAAGTATTATGTCATATTCAGTTAAATATGCTTCTGCTTACTATGGCCCGTTTAGAAGTGCTTGTGATTCTTCTTTAAAAGGTGATCGTAAAACCTACCAGATGGATTATCGTAATAAAAAAGAAGCTATTCGTGAAGCTATTGCAGATATAGAACAAGGGGCAGATTTTATTATGGTTAAGCCTGCATTAAGCTATCTTGATATTATAAATGAGCTAAACCATATTGTTGATTTACCAATAGCTGCATACCATGTAAGTGGCGAATATGCGATGATAAAAGCCGCAGCTCAAGCTGGATTAGTAGATGAAAAAGCTATTACGATAGAGACACTAGTATCAATGAAACGTGCCGGAGCAAAAATTATACTTACCTATACTGCATTAGATGTGTCTAATTGGATTAGACGCTAA
- the yhbY gene encoding ribosome assembly RNA-binding protein YhbY codes for MEVKQQQRLKAQAHSLKPVVLMGEKGLTENVMLEIDLALASHELIKVKAGRLPKEEKQQIAAEIVKATKSELVQIIGNILVLYRRNPNKNKK; via the coding sequence ATGGAAGTAAAACAACAACAAAGATTAAAGGCTCAAGCTCATAGTTTAAAACCTGTAGTTTTGATGGGAGAAAAAGGCCTTACAGAGAATGTAATGCTAGAGATTGATTTAGCTTTAGCATCTCACGAGCTTATAAAAGTAAAAGCTGGACGTTTACCAAAAGAAGAAAAACAGCAAATTGCGGCTGAGATTGTTAAAGCAACAAAGTCAGAATTAGTACAGATAATAGGAAATATTTTAGTTTTATATAGAAGAAACCCCAATAAAAATAAAAAATAG
- a CDS encoding DNA polymerase III subunit delta' C-terminal domain-containing protein, translating to MFSLNTHQKILDNFLEQKSKHMLHHAFIFRVKDAVLLDSFMNSLCQVLLAQKIDDHNESPYITIANSENNEIRVSEVKKIIKNCELTAHNNLAKIIIIPELDFLNESATNAILKTLEEPAENTFFLMFTRNYSNILATVKSRSLVYDINFSEDDKYNYLKYTFNMSKDAIEKSLLMARDDINVIAKIKLDKHFWQVRNSLMRVLVNQLNSNVFLKEANPNFKDVLYWLTSLIVDVYYYKLNDQTQNVANYDKLAVVKYLATKFTEDEIYKLYQKTLEANSYFLNFKNVDKELVLENLILKIIK from the coding sequence GTGTTTTCTTTAAATACACATCAAAAAATTTTAGATAATTTTCTTGAACAAAAATCTAAGCATATGTTACATCATGCTTTTATCTTTAGGGTTAAGGATGCGGTACTTTTAGATAGCTTTATGAATTCTCTATGTCAAGTATTACTTGCTCAAAAAATTGATGACCATAATGAATCACCATATATAACAATAGCAAATTCAGAAAATAATGAAATCAGAGTTTCTGAAGTTAAGAAAATAATAAAAAATTGTGAGTTAACAGCTCATAATAACTTGGCTAAAATTATTATAATTCCAGAGTTAGATTTTTTAAATGAATCTGCAACTAATGCTATTTTAAAAACATTGGAAGAACCTGCTGAGAATACGTTTTTTTTAATGTTTACACGTAATTATAGTAATATTTTAGCAACGGTAAAAAGTAGATCTTTAGTTTATGATATAAATTTTAGTGAAGATGATAAATATAATTACTTAAAGTATACATTTAATATGTCAAAAGATGCTATAGAAAAATCTTTACTAATGGCTAGAGATGATATTAATGTGATTGCTAAGATTAAATTAGACAAGCATTTTTGGCAGGTCAGGAATAGTTTGATGAGAGTTTTGGTAAATCAGTTAAATTCAAATGTATTTCTTAAAGAAGCTAATCCAAACTTTAAAGATGTGCTTTATTGGTTAACGAGTTTAATTGTTGATGTGTACTATTATAAGCTTAATGATCAAACCCAAAATGTGGCTAATTATGATAAACTTGCTGTTGTTAAATATCTTGCAACTAAATTTACAGAAGATGAGATATACAAGCTATATCAAAAAACTCTAGAGGCAAATAGTTATTTTCTTAATTTCAAAAATGTTGATAAAGAGTTAGTTTTAGAAAATTTAATATTAAAAATTATAAAGTAG
- the sohB gene encoding protease SohB produces MWYEGFVSFVFFALSVLLIVVAIIFVIGSFFSLLAKAKQEVAKLTKGKLEINKIGKDYKEIKKAVLETLLNKKDYKDYLKGQKKLDKQDDKPEKKVFVIDFKGDIHASQVENLRKEVSAVLAVAKSIDEVIVRIDSPGGVVNGYGFAAAQLERIRQADINLTICIDQVAASGGYMMSVVGNKIISAPFAIVGSIGVVGTVPNIRNLLEKNGINVEMHTSGEYKRTLTSVGENTEEGRKKFKQDLENIHQLFKNHILNYRPNLDMHKVGTGEYWFGKDALELGLVDEIQTYDDYLISILSKRHEVYEVKFVKKKNNGLLRSKFAMVKKTLTDFLYARKIL; encoded by the coding sequence ATGTGGTATGAAGGTTTTGTAAGTTTTGTTTTTTTTGCTCTTAGTGTACTACTTATTGTGGTTGCTATTATTTTTGTTATAGGTAGTTTTTTCTCATTGTTAGCAAAGGCAAAGCAAGAAGTTGCTAAGTTGACAAAAGGTAAATTAGAAATTAATAAAATTGGCAAAGATTATAAAGAGATTAAAAAAGCGGTTTTAGAAACATTATTAAATAAAAAAGATTATAAGGATTATCTTAAAGGACAAAAGAAATTAGATAAACAAGATGATAAGCCTGAGAAAAAAGTTTTTGTAATTGATTTTAAGGGTGATATACACGCGTCACAAGTTGAAAATCTACGTAAAGAAGTATCTGCTGTTTTAGCAGTAGCAAAATCAATTGATGAAGTTATTGTAAGAATAGATAGTCCAGGTGGCGTCGTAAATGGTTATGGTTTTGCAGCTGCACAGTTAGAAAGAATTCGTCAAGCAGATATTAATTTAACTATTTGTATTGATCAAGTTGCTGCTAGTGGCGGCTATATGATGTCAGTTGTTGGGAACAAAATAATTTCAGCGCCTTTTGCAATAGTTGGTTCAATAGGTGTAGTTGGAACAGTTCCAAATATTAGAAACTTACTTGAAAAAAATGGTATTAACGTTGAGATGCATACTTCTGGAGAGTATAAGCGTACATTAACATCTGTTGGTGAAAATACTGAAGAAGGTCGTAAGAAGTTTAAGCAGGATTTAGAAAATATTCATCAATTATTTAAAAATCATATTTTAAATTATCGTCCTAACTTAGATATGCATAAAGTGGGTACAGGAGAATACTGGTTTGGTAAAGATGCTCTTGAGTTAGGTTTGGTTGATGAGATTCAAACTTATGATGATTATTTGATAAGTATACTTAGTAAAAGACATGAAGTATATGAAGTAAAGTTTGTTAAAAAGAAAAATAATGGGTTGTTGAGGTCTAAATTTGCTATGGTCAAAAAAACTTTAACAGATTTCTTATACGCACGTAAAATATTATAG
- a CDS encoding glutathione S-transferase N-terminal domain-containing protein, whose protein sequence is MKVTLYTTKYCPYSLRARIALAEKKMSMEVVEAGDLTPEKLKKISPNGIFPVLKEKDYSINNRKALLIYIDERFPAPGLLPNLVNERIKIRLSLEKIDNEWYPVLDQIRKNKADQEQLSILFKELKESFIAMEKAFSEFDYFISSNFTLADCYIAALIISLEAEGFVIDETFGGIHAYKKRVFVRDSVKKANLKGNANESLLKTLRAHR, encoded by the coding sequence ATGAAAGTTACTTTATATACTACAAAATATTGTCCATATTCTCTTAGAGCAAGGATTGCTCTAGCAGAGAAAAAAATGAGTATGGAAGTTGTTGAGGCAGGTGATCTGACACCAGAAAAACTAAAGAAAATATCTCCAAATGGTATTTTCCCAGTATTAAAAGAGAAAGATTATAGTATAAATAATAGAAAAGCTCTTTTAATATATATTGATGAAAGGTTCCCAGCTCCTGGATTATTACCAAATCTAGTTAATGAGCGTATAAAAATCCGTTTGTCTTTAGAAAAAATAGACAATGAATGGTATCCAGTACTTGATCAGATTAGAAAAAATAAAGCAGATCAAGAGCAACTAAGTATCTTATTCAAAGAATTAAAAGAAAGTTTTATAGCTATGGAGAAAGCTTTTAGTGAGTTTGATTATTTTATATCTTCTAACTTTACTTTAGCAGATTGTTATATTGCAGCATTAATAATTTCTCTTGAAGCAGAAGGCTTTGTTATAGATGAAACATTTGGTGGTATACATGCGTATAAGAAAAGAGTGTTTGTGAGAGATTCTGTTAAAAAAGCTAATCTAAAAGGTAACGCAAATGAATCGTTGTTAAAGACTTTAAGAGCACACAGGTAA
- a CDS encoding TusE/DsrC/DsvC family sulfur relay protein, giving the protein MDNYNIDKHGFLTDFESWDIDFCKSAATIEDINLSKNHMLIINFLRSFYQKNKKSPAIRELVKALKEKYGEKIGNSLYLQMLFPISPAVQAAKLAGLPKPKRCI; this is encoded by the coding sequence GTGGATAACTACAACATAGACAAACATGGATTTTTAACAGATTTTGAGAGTTGGGATATAGATTTTTGCAAATCAGCAGCTACAATTGAAGATATTAATTTATCTAAAAATCATATGCTGATTATTAATTTTTTAAGAAGTTTTTATCAGAAAAACAAGAAATCTCCAGCTATTAGAGAGCTTGTTAAAGCATTAAAAGAGAAATATGGAGAAAAAATAGGCAATAGTTTATATCTACAAATGTTATTTCCTATTTCTCCAGCTGTACAAGCTGCTAAACTAGCAGGCTTACCAAAACCTAAAAGATGTATTTAA
- a CDS encoding oxidative damage protection protein, whose amino-acid sequence MTTILCKKYNQELDVIPFQPLPGELGKKIHAEISNKAWQAWLSHQTILINEYRLNLMDPKAKEFLQQEMHKFLFKNEEEKPEQFNEI is encoded by the coding sequence ATGACTACTATTTTATGTAAAAAATATAATCAAGAATTAGATGTAATACCATTTCAACCTTTACCAGGTGAACTAGGTAAAAAGATACATGCTGAAATTTCGAATAAAGCATGGCAAGCTTGGCTATCACATCAAACTATTTTGATAAACGAATATCGCCTTAATCTTATGGATCCAAAAGCAAAAGAATTTCTACAACAAGAAATGCACAAGTTTTTATTTAAAAATGAAGAAGAGAAACCAGAACAATTCAATGAAATTTAA